The region tatttggctggtgttggctgtgctcacttttctaaccctcacacacaattaatcaattactcaattaccaagtttgtgagctttgctgtgtttgtcatcaataatttgcattggaattaaacaaatctgattagctgtttgtggctccaccccctttctgaaattgaaccccagtaacccaatgatcaactgtaccaggtttgaggcgtgtgccattaacagtgcaagaatggcagcaattacatattccctttgaaaatcaataggtgaattttgattggcttttataggctccacccacttttctgaatattaatcccaatcactcaacgaccaactgtgcaaagtttgagaactctaccattaacagtgtaagggtgcatacacacatcagaccatggtctttggaaaatgaaagatcacagaccagttttacccccttccatgtagtatgagagccatacctacacagtctattctatggagctgaactccccatcagaaaaaaaactttgcaagatgctgcacacacagatgctgtacagacacaaaagatcagtagctgcaaaagatctgttcctgccaaaaatccaaccctgcaaattgcaatgatagtctatgagatctgcagatcatcatacacacatgatttaactgacagatctgcagatctgaaaatccaacctggtggatctgatctgcagatgaatgtcagttaaatcatgtgtgtacgatgatctgcagttctcatagactatcattgcaatttgcagggttggatttttggcaggaacagatcttttgcagctacagatcttttgtgtctgtacagcatctgtgtgtgcagcatcttgcaaagtttttttttctgatggggagttcagctccatagaatagactgtgtagagtatggctctcatactacatggaagggggtaaaacagatctgtgatctttcattttcaaaagactatggtctgatgtgtgtatgagccttaagaatggctgcagtttacattttccaatgacatttgtatttgtctccgcccccttttcgattctgggaataaaaagtatccgatactttattccaggtaatgtactatgtgtgtgccaaatttcattcaaatccgttcagccatttttgcgtgatcgagtaataaacatccaaacatccgaactttcccatttattatattagtaggattagtaggattCCTGGATGGTCAACCACCCTGTGATGTTGGTGCACTACTTGAGAACTCTAAAGATTAGACATACAGCAGTTTAGAAGGATTTTATTGATTATTTTCATTTataagttgtgttttttttttatctcaaattGATTTGCATTGAAAGCAATTAAGCAGAATAATCTTGTGTCTGAGACTTAAAACATTATAAGCACATAGACAATATTTGTCTCCAGCTCTTTAGACTCAGTTGTTATTTTGTTCACCTTTATCCTATTTCTGTTTACAAGCGATCATGAACAGTACACCATCATAATCAATTAGATTGCTCTCAGATTTCCTTGGGGTAACTTCACTTTGGAGAACGGTCATTCCTTCGGCAACCAGTGCCTTTCTTGCAAAATTTTCATCATACGTGAAAGCATGGAACCTGTGCTCCCCGATTGTGTAATAAGAGATATTTGTAACCCCAAATATGATCATGTGTCCTCCTGGTTTTAAAAGCGCTATCATCTTTCTCAGGTTTCTGATGTAGTCATCTTGATTATGGGGGACAATATCCAGCAGCCAAGAGGTGATGACACAGTCAGCCTGTGAAACCTTTATTAGGTCCCCTAGAGATTCTGTCTCTGTGTCAAATTTCACAACCTGCGTAATGGTTGACTTCATCTTCATCTCTTTCGCCTCACTTTCTTCACTGGAGAAATACAAGATTGTATTAAAATGAGGATCACAGATGATACAAATACTATATTTGCATGCAAGAATGTAAGAAGTCCTTATTGAATTGTTAGAACCCTTGCAGtttgatggcccggcattgctcGGGTTTGtagttggctggtgttggctccgcccacttttcctaaccctcacacacaattactcaattactcaatgacctagtttgtcagctgtgaggtctttggcatcaatagtttgcattgaaataaaacaaatctgattggctgtttttggctttgccccttttctgaatttgaaccccaatcactgaatgaccaactgtaccaggtttgagacttgtgccattaacagtgcaagaatgacagcaatttaaatatttcctgtgaaaatcaataggtgaattttgattggcttttatagactccacccacttttctgaatactaatcccagtcacccagtgaccaactgtgcaaagtttgagaaccctgcca is a window of Hyperolius riggenbachi isolate aHypRig1 chromosome 6, aHypRig1.pri, whole genome shotgun sequence DNA encoding:
- the LOC137523004 gene encoding indolethylamine N-methyltransferase-like, whose product is MDRSSYKHYHKDQPDTRPLLETYFSPDPVFKDDAMKGPIEKLHSAFKKGHMAGKILIDISASPTILNLYTASEFFQELIVMRTNDKCVEEIIKWKNDCPGAFNWEHAASHVVEVEGKGEESEAKEMKMKSTITQVVKFDTETESLGDLIKVSQADCVITSWLLDIVPHNQDDYIRNLRKMIALLKPGGHMIIFGVTNISYYTIGEHRFHAFTYDENFARKALVAEGMTVLQSEVTPRKSESNLIDYDGVLFMIACKQK